A genomic segment from Pleurodeles waltl isolate 20211129_DDA chromosome 9, aPleWal1.hap1.20221129, whole genome shotgun sequence encodes:
- the KLHL28 gene encoding kelch-like protein 28 isoform X2 encodes MDQSPRTYMLANLTHLHSEQLLQGLNLLRQHHELCDVVLRVGDVKIHAHKVVLASISPYFKAMFTGNLSEKENSEVEFQCIDETALQAIVEYAYTGTVFISQDTVESLLPAANLLQIKLVLKECCTFLESQLDPGNSVGISRFAETYGCHDLYLAANKYICQNFEDVCQTEEFFELTHSELDEIVSNDCLNVVTEETVFYALESWIKYDVQERQKYLSQLLHCVRLPLLSVKFLTRLYEANHLIRDDHTCKHLLNEALKYHFMPEHRLSHQTVLMTRPRCAPKVLCAVGGKAGLFACLESVEMYFPQNDKWMGLAPLSIPRFELGICALDQKVYVVGGIATHSRQGITYKNHENTVESWDPDTNTWTSLKRMTESRSTLGVVVLAGELYALGGYDGQSYLQSVEKYIPKVKEWQPVAPMIKTRSCFAAAVLDGMIYAIGGYGPAHMNSVERYDPSKDSWEMVASMADKRINFGVGVMLGFIFVVGGHNGVSHLSSIERFDPHQNQWTVCRPMKEPRTGVGAAVIDNYLYVVGGHSGSSYLNTVQKYDPISDTWLDSAGMMYCRCNFGLTAL; translated from the exons ATGGACCAGTCCCCTCGAACCTACATGCTTGCCAATTTAACCCATTTACATTCGGAACAACTTCTGCAGGGCCTGAACCTCCTTCGCCAACATCACGAGCTTTGTGACGTCGTCCTGAGAGTGGGTGATGTCAAGATCCATGCTCATAAAGTGGTGCTTGCCAGCATCAGCCCTTATTTCAAAGCCATGTTCACTGGAAATCTGTCAGAGAAGGAGAACTCTGAGGTGGAGTTTCAATGCATTGATGAGACGGCTCTGCAGGCCATTGTGGAATATGCATATACAGGAACTGTATTCATCTCACAGGACACAGTGGAGTCCCTTCTTCCAGCTGCAAATTTGCTCCAGATCAAACTTGTTCTAAAGGAATGTTGTACTTTTCTAGAAAGCCAGCTGGACCCTGGAAACAGCGTTGGAATTTCTCGTTTTGCTGAGACTTATGGCTGCCACGACCTGTACCTGGCTGCAAACAAGTACATTTGTCAGAATTTTGAAGATGTGTGTCAGACTGAAGAGTTTTTTGAGCTTACTCATTCCGAATTGGATGAAATCGTTTCTAATGACTGTTTAAATGTTGTTACAGAGGAAACAGTATTTTATGCATTAGAGTCCTGGATCAAATATGATGTGCAGGAGCGCCAGAAGTACCTTTCTCAGTTGTTGCACTGCGTCCGATTGCCCTTGCTGAGTGTCAAATTTCTGACTAGGTTGTATGAAGCAAATCATCTTATACGAGATGATCATACATGTAAACATTTATTGAACGAAGCTCTCAAATACCATTTCATGCCTGAACACAGACTTTCCCATCAAACTGTGTTAATGACAAGGCCTCGGTGTGCTCCAAAAGTACTTTGTGCAGTAGGAGGAAAAGCGGGGCTGTTTGCATGTCTAGAAAG tgtGGAAATGTACTTTCCTCAGAATGACAAGTGGATGGGACTGGCACCACTCAGCATTCCACGATTTGAATTAGGAATTTGTGCCCTGGACCAGAAAGTGTATGTTGTCGGTGGCATTGCCACTCACAGTCGACAAGGCATCACCTACAAAAACCACGAGAACACTGTGGAGAGTTGGGATCCTGATACAAATACATGGACGTCCCTTAAGAGGATGACTGAGAGTAGAAGTACTCTGGGAGTAGTGGTTTTAGCTGGAGAGCTATATGCCTTAGGAGGATATGATGGTCAGTCCTACTTGCAGTCTGTTGAAAAATATATTCCAAAGGTCAAAGAATGGCAACCTGTTGCACCAATGATTAAAACAAGAAGCTGCTTTGCTGCTGCTGTGTTGGATGGAATGATCTATGCGATTGGCGGTTATGGTCCAGCTCATATGAACAG CGTGGAGCGATATGATCCAAGCAAGGATTCCTGGGAGATGGTTGCGTCAATGGCTGATAAAAGAATCAACTTTGGTGTCGGCGTCATGCTAGGCTTCATTTTCGTTGTGGGTGGACACAATGGTGTGTCTCATTTGTCAAGCATTGAAAGATTCGACCCTCATCAAAATCAGTGGACTGTTTGTAGACCTATGAAGGAACCCAGAACAG
- the KLHL28 gene encoding kelch-like protein 28 isoform X3 — protein sequence MKPLRPPEVMDQSPRTYMLANLTHLHSEQLLQGLNLLRQHHELCDVVLRVGDVKIHAHKVVLASISPYFKAMFTGNLSEKENSEVEFQCIDETALQAIVEYAYTGTVFISQDTVESLLPAANLLQIKLVLKECCTFLESQLDPGNSVGISRFAETYGCHDLYLAANKYICQNFEDVCQTEEFFELTHSELDEIVSNDCLNVVTEETVFYALESWIKYDVQERQKYLSQLLHCVRLPLLSVKFLTRLYEANHLIRDDHTCKHLLNEALKYHFMPEHRLSHQTVLMTRPRCAPKVLCAVGGKAGLFACLESVEMYFPQNDKWMGLAPLSIPRFELGICALDQKVYVVGGIATHSRQGITYKNHENTVESWDPDTNTWTSLKRMTESRSTLGVVVLAGELYALGGYDGQSYLQSVEKYIPKVKEWQPVAPMIKTRSCFAAAVLDGMIYAIGGYGPAHMNSVERYDPSKDSWEMVASMADKRINFGVGVMLGFIFVVGGHNGVSHLSSIERFDPHQNQWTVCRPMKEPRTVG from the exons ATGGACCAGTCCCCTCGAACCTACATGCTTGCCAATTTAACCCATTTACATTCGGAACAACTTCTGCAGGGCCTGAACCTCCTTCGCCAACATCACGAGCTTTGTGACGTCGTCCTGAGAGTGGGTGATGTCAAGATCCATGCTCATAAAGTGGTGCTTGCCAGCATCAGCCCTTATTTCAAAGCCATGTTCACTGGAAATCTGTCAGAGAAGGAGAACTCTGAGGTGGAGTTTCAATGCATTGATGAGACGGCTCTGCAGGCCATTGTGGAATATGCATATACAGGAACTGTATTCATCTCACAGGACACAGTGGAGTCCCTTCTTCCAGCTGCAAATTTGCTCCAGATCAAACTTGTTCTAAAGGAATGTTGTACTTTTCTAGAAAGCCAGCTGGACCCTGGAAACAGCGTTGGAATTTCTCGTTTTGCTGAGACTTATGGCTGCCACGACCTGTACCTGGCTGCAAACAAGTACATTTGTCAGAATTTTGAAGATGTGTGTCAGACTGAAGAGTTTTTTGAGCTTACTCATTCCGAATTGGATGAAATCGTTTCTAATGACTGTTTAAATGTTGTTACAGAGGAAACAGTATTTTATGCATTAGAGTCCTGGATCAAATATGATGTGCAGGAGCGCCAGAAGTACCTTTCTCAGTTGTTGCACTGCGTCCGATTGCCCTTGCTGAGTGTCAAATTTCTGACTAGGTTGTATGAAGCAAATCATCTTATACGAGATGATCATACATGTAAACATTTATTGAACGAAGCTCTCAAATACCATTTCATGCCTGAACACAGACTTTCCCATCAAACTGTGTTAATGACAAGGCCTCGGTGTGCTCCAAAAGTACTTTGTGCAGTAGGAGGAAAAGCGGGGCTGTTTGCATGTCTAGAAAG tgtGGAAATGTACTTTCCTCAGAATGACAAGTGGATGGGACTGGCACCACTCAGCATTCCACGATTTGAATTAGGAATTTGTGCCCTGGACCAGAAAGTGTATGTTGTCGGTGGCATTGCCACTCACAGTCGACAAGGCATCACCTACAAAAACCACGAGAACACTGTGGAGAGTTGGGATCCTGATACAAATACATGGACGTCCCTTAAGAGGATGACTGAGAGTAGAAGTACTCTGGGAGTAGTGGTTTTAGCTGGAGAGCTATATGCCTTAGGAGGATATGATGGTCAGTCCTACTTGCAGTCTGTTGAAAAATATATTCCAAAGGTCAAAGAATGGCAACCTGTTGCACCAATGATTAAAACAAGAAGCTGCTTTGCTGCTGCTGTGTTGGATGGAATGATCTATGCGATTGGCGGTTATGGTCCAGCTCATATGAACAG CGTGGAGCGATATGATCCAAGCAAGGATTCCTGGGAGATGGTTGCGTCAATGGCTGATAAAAGAATCAACTTTGGTGTCGGCGTCATGCTAGGCTTCATTTTCGTTGTGGGTGGACACAATGGTGTGTCTCATTTGTCAAGCATTGAAAGATTCGACCCTCATCAAAATCAGTGGACTGTTTGTAGACCTATGAAGGAACCCAGAACAG